The following are encoded in a window of Fretibacter rubidus genomic DNA:
- a CDS encoding NifU family protein — protein sequence MFIQTEDTPNPATLKFLPGQEVVGEGKPPVNIERGGDVSGAPLAEMLFMIPDVVRVFFGSDFISVTRGDDAQWKHLKPAVLGAIMDFYVAGGVPLTDQLQAPMEDEHEYEGITLEIVEQIKELIELRVRPAVAADGGDIVFKHFEEDDGTVYLEMRGACAGCPSSTMTLKSGIENLLKHYVPEVTRVEQAF from the coding sequence ATGTTTATTCAAACCGAAGACACACCCAATCCGGCCACGTTAAAGTTTTTGCCCGGCCAAGAGGTTGTCGGCGAAGGCAAACCGCCCGTCAATATTGAACGCGGCGGCGATGTGTCTGGCGCGCCTCTGGCTGAAATGTTGTTCATGATACCCGATGTTGTGCGTGTGTTTTTTGGATCTGATTTCATATCCGTGACACGCGGTGATGACGCGCAGTGGAAACATTTAAAGCCCGCCGTCCTTGGCGCGATTATGGATTTTTACGTCGCGGGCGGCGTGCCGCTAACCGATCAGCTTCAAGCCCCCATGGAAGACGAGCATGAATATGAAGGCATCACGCTAGAAATTGTCGAGCAGATAAAAGAGCTTATTGAGCTACGCGTACGTCCAGCCGTCGCCGCAGACGGCGGTGATATCGTCTTTAAACATTTTGAAGAAGATGACGGCACGGTCTATTTGGAAATGCGCGGCGCGTGCGCCGGTTGCCCCAGTTCGACCATGACCCTGAAGTCTGGAATTGAAAACCTACTGAAACACTACGTCCCCGAAGTGACACGGGTCGAACAAGCGTTTTAA
- the tsaB gene encoding tRNA (adenosine(37)-N6)-threonylcarbamoyltransferase complex dimerization subunit type 1 TsaB yields MIVLGLDTTGSHCACAIVDDHRVLAHISEPMGRGHAERLAPMVAEALALAQLTAADIDRLSVCTGPGSFTGQRVALAFARGFALPRRLPVIGLDALSVKAREIEFTTGDALVGVMRDIRRGQVFYASFSHGRPLSPPRAMTLTEADEEADTLQAAVYDADTVDTRILAWLAIDLSPATHPPVSLYSRAPDAKLPGGIDP; encoded by the coding sequence ATGATCGTTTTAGGCCTTGATACGACGGGCAGCCATTGCGCTTGCGCCATTGTCGATGACCACCGTGTTCTGGCCCATATATCAGAGCCTATGGGCCGTGGTCACGCCGAACGCCTCGCCCCTATGGTGGCAGAGGCCTTGGCTCTTGCGCAGCTCACCGCCGCGGATATTGACCGCCTCTCCGTTTGTACGGGTCCGGGTAGTTTTACAGGCCAGCGCGTGGCGCTTGCCTTTGCGCGGGGCTTTGCTTTGCCGCGCCGCTTGCCCGTGATTGGTCTTGATGCGCTATCAGTCAAAGCTCGCGAAATAGAATTTACGACGGGTGACGCGCTTGTTGGGGTTATGCGCGACATTCGGCGCGGGCAGGTTTTTTACGCAAGCTTTAGCCACGGACGCCCCCTCTCCCCGCCGCGCGCCATGACGCTAACGGAAGCCGATGAAGAGGCGGACACCCTCCAAGCCGCGGTTTATGACGCCGACACAGTGGACACACGCATCCTGGCGTGGTTGGCGATAGATCTGTCGCCCGCAACCCATCCGCCCGTATCGTTATATTCACGCGCGCCTGACGCGAAACTCCCCGGCGGAATTGACCCGTGA
- the rimI gene encoding ribosomal protein S18-alanine N-acetyltransferase: MIKTRALTAADAPAASAIHQSSFETAWTAAQLHDHIERDLCIGLFEDSSLIGFAVLSVAADQADIITIAISPARRGEKLGAHILSALHQAAKDAGVRVIFLEVAIDNTAATALYKSLGYSAIGTRPAYYKRAHGRVAARTYRKDLS; the protein is encoded by the coding sequence GTGATAAAGACCCGCGCGCTCACAGCCGCTGACGCGCCAGCCGCTAGCGCTATCCATCAATCCAGTTTTGAAACCGCATGGACAGCTGCGCAATTGCACGACCACATAGAGCGTGACCTTTGTATCGGCCTGTTTGAGGACAGTTCACTTATCGGTTTTGCCGTGTTATCGGTGGCCGCCGATCAAGCCGATATTATCACAATTGCCATCTCCCCTGCGCGGCGCGGCGAAAAGCTAGGCGCGCATATCTTATCGGCGCTGCATCAGGCAGCCAAAGACGCAGGCGTCAGGGTGATATTCCTCGAAGTTGCGATTGATAATACTGCCGCGACGGCACTGTATAAATCACTGGGTTATAGCGCTATTGGCACACGGCCAGCCTATTACAAACGCGCGCATGGACGCGTTGCCGCGCGGACGTACCGCAAAGATTTAAGCTAG
- a CDS encoding Fur family transcriptional regulator — MPNWIERKCGEHNLRMTDQRRVIAQVLSDADDHPDAEELYARASAIDPKISLATVYRTVRLFSDAGIIETHDFRDGRARYETADDDHHDHLIDVQTGDVIEFMDEEIEALQEKIAKRLGYELVDHRLELYGRKIK; from the coding sequence ATGCCAAATTGGATTGAACGTAAATGCGGTGAACATAACCTTCGGATGACGGATCAACGCCGCGTCATTGCGCAGGTGTTATCAGATGCCGATGACCATCCCGATGCCGAAGAGCTTTATGCTCGCGCGTCTGCCATTGACCCGAAAATCAGCCTCGCGACCGTCTACCGCACGGTACGGCTATTCTCTGACGCTGGCATCATTGAGACGCATGATTTTCGCGATGGCCGCGCCCGTTACGAGACTGCCGATGATGACCACCATGACCACTTAATCGACGTGCAAACCGGCGACGTCATAGAGTTCATGGACGAAGAGATCGAAGCCCTCCAAGAAAAAATCGCAAAGCGCTTAGGCTATGAGCTGGTGGATCACAGGCTGGAGTTATACGGGCGGAAGATTAAGTAG
- a CDS encoding DUF3800 domain-containing protein, protein MYGRKKYTVFIDESGDSGIEKIRSLNSQGASPYLTLGAILMVTSDFEQHRNTLAIIRTQINKNDLHCAKLRHFQKVLYAKEVAKLNRILCFGVISNKSTLKGYSKQIEFDSTKFYNKCCLYLFEMIGRFLRDTGISMTDIDFVMEEGNFEYQALRNYLRNCRDNPIYEHSKMLGYLDPENIVSVPKSKEELLCYADLVAHSLYKAVDRPASTYGISETRYLKEISAKFLKSKADKKIVGSGIKAIHNLRNLKLETNTEAFFKNLTG, encoded by the coding sequence ATGTATGGTCGTAAAAAATATACAGTTTTTATCGATGAAAGTGGCGATTCAGGAATCGAGAAAATTCGCTCATTGAACTCTCAAGGCGCATCGCCCTATCTAACATTAGGGGCTATTTTAATGGTAACAAGTGATTTCGAGCAGCACCGCAATACACTGGCTATCATTAGAACCCAAATAAACAAAAATGACCTTCATTGTGCCAAGTTAAGACACTTTCAGAAAGTCCTCTATGCTAAGGAAGTTGCAAAACTGAACAGAATTCTGTGCTTTGGAGTAATTTCAAACAAATCCACCCTAAAAGGATATTCAAAGCAAATCGAATTTGACAGCACGAAGTTTTACAACAAATGCTGTTTGTATTTATTTGAAATGATTGGCCGCTTTCTGCGGGATACTGGAATATCTATGACAGATATTGATTTTGTTATGGAGGAAGGGAATTTCGAATATCAGGCGCTAAGAAACTATTTGCGTAACTGCAGAGATAATCCAATCTATGAACATTCAAAAATGTTAGGGTATTTAGATCCAGAAAATATTGTATCAGTTCCAAAGTCTAAGGAGGAACTACTCTGTTACGCGGATTTGGTTGCTCATTCTTTATATAAAGCCGTCGATAGACCTGCTTCGACGTATGGCATAAGTGAAACACGTTACTTGAAGGAAATCAGCGCAAAATTTTTAAAATCTAAGGCTGACAAGAAAATCGTTGGATCTGGTATCAAGGCAATCCATAATCTGCGAAATTTAAAATTGGAAACTAATACAGAAGCTTTTTTCAAAAATTTGACTGGATAG